The Candidatus Thermoplasmatota archaeon genome window below encodes:
- a CDS encoding METTL5 family protein: MKKKELEMILQKVSGIENPSPSLEQYQTPAGITADILFNAYGDINGKEVIDLGCGTGIFCIGAALLGAKKVVGIDIDKSAVETAEKQANELVGEENDITFIVKDVENVSVKADVVIMNPPFGSQRSNRNADRIFLKKGLEIAPIVYSTHLKKTIPFIKTLISSLDGEITFSRDYSFPIKRMFAFHRKRMATYDVTLLRIAKQQK, encoded by the coding sequence ATGAAAAAGAAAGAACTCGAGATGATACTGCAGAAAGTTTCCGGTATAGAAAACCCCTCTCCATCACTGGAACAGTACCAGACGCCCGCTGGCATAACGGCAGACATACTCTTCAATGCCTATGGCGATATAAATGGAAAAGAAGTCATTGATCTGGGCTGTGGCACGGGAATTTTTTGTATAGGGGCTGCCCTGCTCGGTGCGAAAAAAGTTGTGGGAATAGACATTGACAAATCTGCTGTCGAAACGGCGGAGAAACAGGCAAATGAATTGGTGGGCGAGGAAAATGACATTACATTCATTGTGAAAGATGTGGAAAACGTATCAGTAAAAGCAGACGTTGTGATAATGAATCCCCCTTTTGGCTCGCAGCGGAGCAACAGAAATGCAGACAGAATTTTTTTAAAAAAAGGATTGGAGATAGCCCCCATCGTTTATTCCACCCATTTGAAAAAAACGATTCCTTTTATAAAAACGCTTATATCCTCATTGGATGGAGAAATCACATTCTCCAGGGATTACTCTTTTCCAATAAAAAGGATGTTTGCATTCCACAGAAAGAGAATGGCAACATATGATGTAACATTGCTCAGAATAGCAAAACAGCAAAAATAA
- a CDS encoding response regulator: MTEETKIVLVVDDEETMQDLIKRNLSRSSMPIKVYSELSGEGGVDKYRELMKKNRTPHLVIMDLNLTQWGEGKIDGVEATKRILDMDPDAQIYGYTAWFATRWAKNLEDAGAKKVIERTILPSEFRRMVEEVLRGK, translated from the coding sequence ATGACAGAAGAAACAAAAATTGTACTGGTTGTGGATGACGAAGAAACAATGCAGGATTTGATAAAGAGGAATCTTTCTCGATCCAGCATGCCAATAAAAGTTTATAGTGAACTGAGTGGGGAAGGAGGCGTTGATAAATACAGGGAGCTTATGAAAAAAAATAGAACCCCCCATTTAGTAATAATGGATCTCAATCTTACCCAGTGGGGCGAGGGAAAGATAGACGGCGTGGAAGCGACGAAGAGAATATTGGACATGGATCCCGATGCCCAGATATATGGATATACTGCATGGTTTGCCACCAGATGGGCAAAGAATCTGGAGGATGCCGGTGCAAAGAAAGTAATAGAGAGAACAATTCTTCCATCCGAATTTAGAAGGATGGTCGAAGAAGTTCTGAGAGGAAAATAG
- the rpsB gene encoding 30S ribosomal protein S2, producing MEEEKMLVSEEMYISCGTEIGTQQKTVHMEPFIARVRNDGLYIIDITESDRRIRIAGKLLARYDPKKILAVAVRQYAQKPISKLTEATGITAMPGRFLPGTLTNSHCDTFTEPDIILLTDPIGDSQALKEAVNVGIPVIALCDTNNETKYVDYVIPVNNKGRKSLALTYWLITREILKNRGEIKSYEEFEMRAEDFEAEL from the coding sequence ATGGAAGAAGAAAAAATGCTTGTATCTGAAGAAATGTACATTTCCTGTGGTACTGAAATAGGGACACAACAAAAGACAGTACATATGGAACCATTCATAGCTAGGGTGAGAAATGACGGGCTTTATATCATAGACATAACGGAGAGCGATCGCCGTATAAGAATCGCAGGTAAACTTCTTGCGAGATACGATCCAAAAAAAATTCTCGCCGTGGCAGTACGTCAATACGCCCAAAAACCCATATCCAAGCTTACTGAAGCGACGGGCATAACCGCCATGCCGGGAAGATTTTTGCCTGGAACGCTTACAAACTCCCACTGCGACACATTTACAGAGCCGGATATCATCCTTCTAACAGACCCCATAGGGGACTCTCAGGCACTTAAGGAGGCAGTAAATGTTGGCATACCTGTAATTGCTCTCTGTGACACAAATAATGAGACAAAATATGTGGATTATGTCATACCCGTGAACAATAAGGGAAGAAAATCCCTTGCTCTTACCTATTGGCTTATTACAAGAGAAATTCTTAAGAATAGGGGAGAGATAAAGAGTTACGAAGAATTTGAGATGAGGGCTGAAGATTTTGAGGCTGAATTGTAA
- a CDS encoding DNA-directed RNA polymerase subunit K — protein sequence MHYTRFEKARIIGARALQITMGAPLLIKQPKGKGNPVELALIELNKGVIPMTVKRKGKIIKGPVV from the coding sequence GTGCATTATACTAGATTTGAGAAAGCCCGGATAATCGGTGCAAGGGCGTTGCAAATAACAATGGGTGCTCCCCTACTGATAAAGCAGCCTAAAGGTAAAGGCAACCCTGTTGAACTTGCATTAATTGAATTAAACAAAGGAGTTATCCCGATGACTGTAAAGCGAAAGGGAAAGATTATAAAAGGTCCTGTTGTATAG
- a CDS encoding DUF92 domain-containing protein, which produces MDQIIGVAIKIIICLLFALFSLRYKVLDVKGTAVAVLIGVIILFSTGIKWFLLLILFLFLGFLSTKFRFGYKERKGLHERGNGMRKARNVIANGMVPAVLAFLSLSFSSEKMAVPFVVAIATATSDTFASEIGVLSDDVYLITNLKRTETGANGGISLLGEGAAVLGAFVISISAFFLINMELKWFIFSIVMGFIGCHIDSLLGATLQGGDKGRESQLPSDAILTNSDVNLLSISIASLIAFIFAVLLF; this is translated from the coding sequence ATGGACCAGATTATCGGTGTGGCAATAAAAATAATAATATGCCTTCTTTTCGCCCTATTTTCATTGAGATATAAGGTGCTTGATGTTAAGGGCACGGCGGTTGCGGTATTGATAGGCGTTATAATACTGTTCTCAACCGGAATAAAGTGGTTCCTGTTGCTTATACTATTCCTTTTTCTGGGTTTTTTATCGACAAAATTCCGCTTCGGTTATAAAGAAAGGAAGGGGCTGCATGAGCGGGGAAACGGAATGAGAAAAGCCAGAAATGTTATTGCCAACGGGATGGTGCCGGCCGTGCTCGCTTTTCTGTCGCTGTCATTTTCTTCGGAAAAAATGGCTGTTCCGTTCGTCGTGGCAATAGCAACTGCAACCTCTGACACATTTGCCTCGGAAATAGGAGTTCTTTCGGATGACGTATACCTTATAACCAATCTCAAGAGAACCGAAACGGGCGCAAATGGTGGCATATCATTGCTCGGGGAGGGTGCCGCTGTTCTTGGAGCATTCGTAATCTCAATTTCGGCATTTTTTTTAATTAACATGGAACTTAAATGGTTCATATTCTCAATCGTCATGGGGTTCATCGGCTGTCATATCGATTCACTGCTAGGTGCCACGCTTCAGGGGGGGGATAAGGGGCGGGAGAGCCAGCTTCCATCAGATGCAATTCTTACAAACAGCGATGTCAATTTATTATCAATTTCTATTGCATCCCTCATAGCATTTATTTTTGCTGTTTTGCTATTCTGA